Genomic segment of Prosthecobacter vanneervenii:
CAGCTCCTCCATCAGCAGCGTTAGCACATCCAGCGTCTGGCGGCTAATGTGGTGCTCCATCCCCTCGACGTCTTCGTGCACTGTCTTCGGATCCAGCCCAAAACCGGCCAGCAGTCGCGTCAGCACCTCATGCCTCCGCGCAATGTCTGCACCCACTTTACCCCCCTCCTCCGTCAGAATCACCCCCCGGTAGCGCTCGTACACCACAAAACCTTCCGCATCCAGCTTCTGGATCATGTTCGTCACGCTCGCCTGTGAGACCCCCAGGTTCTTGGCAATGTCCACCACACGGGCATAGCCCTTGGCGATGATGAGATTGTGAATCTGCTCGAGGTAGTCCTCGATGGCGGGGGAGCCCAGGTGGCTGGTGTGTTCCTTGCGTTTGGCTGGCATGAGCAGGCCAAAATGGATCACCCTTGGCTGTCTTCAACGAAGAAACCCGTTTTCGCCCTTGCAAAGAAAGTTAGTCATGACTAACTTAGTTCATAGTGGCTAACAACTTTATCACCCTCTTATTTGCCGTCGTCAGCCCTTGGGGCATGGCGGACGACTGGATCGTCATGGAGCGGAAAAACACACGCCCCCTCAGCACCGACCGCCCAGACCAGACCGAATCCGCCTGCACCGTCCCCAAAGGCTGGTTCCAGGTGGAGAGCAACCTCGTCTCCTTCAGCCGCACACGTCAGGCTGGCGAGCGCTCTGACGACACCTCTTTCTGCGATTTCATTTTCAAATACGGAGTCACCCACAACACCGACCTCCAGGTCGGCTGGGCGCCCCGCCTGCTTCATCGCAGCCAGGACGCCGACAGCGTCCTCATCGGCAAAAACAGCGGCAGCGGAGACCTCTACCTCCGCATGAAAACCAATCTCGTGGGCAATGACGAAGGCCCCTACGCCATCGCCCTCCTGCCCTGGGTCAAGGCCCCCACCGCCACCAAGGGCCTGGGAAATCAGTGCTGGGAATACGGCCTCACCATCAATCAGGAGCTCGACATCGGCGGCGGCTGGGAGCTTGGCTCCAGCATCTTCCTCTCCATGGCCGTCACAGACCACCAGACACGCTATTTCGAGCCCGCTTTCACCATCGCCATCGGCCGCGACCTCACTGAAAAAATCGGCTTCTATGTCGAGACCTATCAGGGCTGGCTCACGGATGAAGGCCGCTACTGGCAGTCCTCCCTCGATGGCGGCTTCACCTACATGGTCACCCCTGACCTCAAATTCGACGTGGGCGCAAACTGGTATTACAACGCCCAGGAGGCCATCAATCCCTTTGTCGGCGTCTCATTCCGCTTTTAACTCTTTGCACTCCCATGGAAAACACTCCCGAAACCGGCTGGCGCTCACGCGGAGACAATTCGCTGCCTGAGGTCTTTCGCTCCGTACCCGTCCCACAGGAAGGAAGCTTCTGGCGCAAGATGCTCGCCTACGCAGGCCCCGGCTTCCTCGTCTCCGTCGGCTACATGGACCCCGGAAACTGGGCCACCGACCTCGCTGGCGGCGCCCGCTACGGCTACACCCTGCTTTCGGTCATCCTGATCTCCAATCTCATCGCCATCCTGCTCCAGCACCTCTGCGTCAAGCTGGGCGTCGTCACCGGGCGCGATCTCGCCCAGGCCTGCCGGGACCACTACCCGCGTCCAGTCGTCTGGTTCCTTTGGGTTTTGTGCGAGGCCGCCATCGCCGCCTGCGATCTCGCTGAGGTCGTCGGCTCCGCCATCGGCCTGCAGCTCCTCTTCGGCATCCCTCTCGTCTGGGGCTGCGTCATCACCACGCTCGATGTCATGATCGTCCTGCTTCTGCAAAATCGTGGCTTCCGCTACGTCGAGGCGCTCGTCATCACCCTCATCCTCACCATCGGCGGCTGTTTTGCCGCCGAGATGATCTTCGCCAAGCCTGATCTGGCGGGCATCGCAAGCGGCTTTGTGCCTTCAGCAGAGATCTTCAAAAACCGCGAGATGCTCTTCGTCGCCATCGGCATCCTCGGCGCCACCGTCATGCCTCACAATCTCTACCTGCACAGCTCCATCGTGCAGACCCGCAATTTCGCCCGCGACGACGCCGGCAAGTCCGAGGCCATCAAATTCGCCACCATCGACTCCACCTTCGCGCTCATGTTTGCGCTGTTTATCAATGGCGGCATCCTCATCGTCGCCGCAGCAGCTTTCCACACCAGCGGGCACAAGGAGGTCGCTGAGATCCAGGAGGCCTACGAGCTCCTCAGCCCGGTGCTCGGCGTCGGCGCGGCCAGCACACTCTTTGCCGTTGCCCTGCTCGCCAGCGGGCAAAACTCCACCCTCACTGGTACCCTCGCCGGTCAGATCGTCATGGAGGGCTTCCTCAGCATCCGCCTCAAGCCCTGGCTGCGCCGCATGATCACCCGCCTCATCGCCGTGGTCCCTGCTGTCTGCATCATCGGCTACTATGGCGAGGGAAAAACCACCGACCTCCTCATCTCGAGTCAGGTCATCCTCTCCATGCAGCTCAGCTTTGCCGTCATCCCCCTGCTCTGCTTCACCGGAGAAAAGTCCAAGATGGGCCGCTTTGCCAACCCGCTCTGGATCAAGCTCCTCGCCTGGGCCAGCGCCATCGTCATCATAGTTCTCAACCTCAAATATCTTTTCGATCAATTCGCCCCTCAGTCCTGGATCAACGCCCTCGGAATCTAACGCCATGTACCAGAAAATCCTCGTCGCCCTGGACGCCAGCGCCTCCGATCAGGAGCTCCTGCCCGCCATCACCCAGCTCGCAACCCTCATGCAGAGCCAGCTCCTTCTCGTCCACGTCGCAGACGGCTGGGCCGCTCGAAACTTCGACCAGCTCAAGCTCGCCGAATCCGAAGAGATGAAGCAGGACCTCAACTACCTGGAAACAACAGCTGCCAGTCTCCGCTCCACCTCCGGCCTGACTGTCAACATCCGCCTCGTCCTCGGAGAGCCGCCCGACCAGCTCCTCAAAGTCGCCGCCGAGGAAAACATCGACCTCATCGCCCTCGCCTCCCACGGCCACCGCCTCATCGGCGACATCATCCACGGCAGCACCATCGACGCTGTCCGCCACAAAGCCACCGTCCCCCTCTTCGTCGTCCCGCCCAAGCGCACACCTTGACGAACCCGCCCCCTCCCGCCATATCAGGGGCTCCTATGCGCATCCTTTCAGGCCTTCAACCCAGCGGCAGACTCCACATCGGCAATTTCTTCGGCATGATGGAGCCGGCCCTCAAGCTCCAGCACGAGGGCGACGCCTACTACTTCATCGCCGACTACCACTCCCTGACCTCCGTCCACGATGGCAAGGCCCTTCGCAGTTACGTCCGGGAACTTGCCATTGACTTCCTGGCCTGCGGACTGGACCCGGACAAATGCGTCTTCTTCCGCCAGAGCGATGTGCCGGAGCACTGCGAGCTCTCCTGGATCCTCAGCACCATCACCCCCATGGGCCTGCTCGAGCGCTGCACCAGCTACAAGGACAAAGTCGCCCGCGGCATCCAGGCCTCCCACGGCCTCTTCGCCTACCCCGTACTCATGGCGGCAGACATCCTCATCTACGATAGCGACATCGTCCCCGTGGGCAAAGATCAGAAGCAGCACGTCGAAGTCACCCGCGACATCGCCATCAAGATGAACGAAACCTTTGGCGAGGGCCTCTTCAAGCTGCCCCAGCCGCGCATCCAGGAAGCCACCGCCGTCGTCCCCGGACTCGATGGTCAGAAGATGAGCAAGAGCTACGACAACACCATCCCGCTCTTCGAAGAACCCGGCCCGCTCAAAAAGAAGATCATGGGCATCAAGACCGACTCCACCCCCGTGGAGGCGCCCAAGCCCGTCGAAGGCAGCAGCATCCTGGCTCTCTACAAGCTCGTCGCCTCACAGTCCGACTATGACGCCATGGTGGCAGACCACCTCAATGGCGGCGTCGGCTACGGAGACTTCAAAAAGCGCCTCCTGCAGGGCATTACCGACTACTTCGCCCCCTTCCGCGCCCGTCGCGATGAAATCATCGCAGACAAGGGCTACGTGGACAAAGTCCTCGCCGAAGGCGCTGAAAAAGCCCGCGCCGTCGCCCGCAAGACCCTCAGCCGCGTGCGCGATGCTGTGGGCCTGGGTTGATCAGCGTTTCCGCTTCTTGTTCTGCTGCGCACGCTTGTGGCCATGCCCCGGCTTGCGCGGCGGCGCACTCTTGATCTCGCGGCGGTCCCGCTCGCGCCGTTCTTCGCGCCCCTTCTTTTCCGGTTTGCGTGACCGCCCCTCTTCCTGAGGGTTGACCACCAGCTTGAAGTCCACCTGCTTCCGCGCGCTGTCCACCTTGTAGATCTGCACCACCACATTGTCTCCCAGACGGATGACACGGCGTGTATGCCGCCCGGTCAGCAGGCGCGTCACAGGATCAAAGATGAAGAAATCATCCGGGATCGCGGAGAGCGGCACCACGCCGCTCAGCCCCAGATCCGGCACATCCACAAAGAATCCAAAGTTCCGCACCTCGGTCACCAGCGCCTCATACGAGTGCGGTTTTCTGGAGACGAGCTGCGCCTTGAGGTAGGCGTACAGCTTCACCTCCTTGCTGTCGCGCTCGGCATCGGCGGAGTTCTTCTCCGTCGCGCTGATGTGGCTCGCGATCTGCCGCGCATCTCCCGCCTGCAGCTCCGCTTTGTCGAAAAGAGAGCGGTGCACCACCAGGTCGGCATACCGGCGGATCGGCGAGGTGAAGTGCGTGTATTTCGGCTTGGCCAGGCCATAATGCCCCAGAGGCTCCATCGCATAACGCGCACGCATCAGTGAGCGTAGAAATCCGATCTTCAGCGCGGGGCCGATAGGCAGCGTCTGCAGCCGGGCCAGCAGCTTCTGCACCTCCGGCCGGTGCGTCAGGTCTCCGCACGGCACCCGGTGGCTCAGCACTTCCTCGCGGAAATCATTCAGCCGCTTTTCCTTCGGCGACTCATGCACGCGATACACCGAATTCCGGTTCAGCCCCATCAGCCTCCCCGCCACCGCCTCGTTTGCCAGAAGCATGAATTCCTCAATGAGCTGATGCGACACATCATTCTCGATCTTCTCGATCCGCAGCACCTTGCCGTTCTCGTCCAGTCGGATCTTGTTCTCGGGGAAATCCAGATCCAGCGATCCGTTCTTGAACCGCAGATGGCGTATCTTCTGCGCCATCTCATGTGCATCGTGCAGCATCTGCTCCGTCTCATTGTTCGGCGGTGCCTGCAGCACGGCAAACGCCTCCTTGTAGGTAAAGCGCCTCTTCGAGCGGATCACGGCGGAGTAAAACTTCGCACTCACCACCTGCCCGTGCTTCGACATCACAAACTCCACGCACTTCGTCAGGCGGTCCACATTCGGTTTCAGGGAGCACAGCTCGTTGCTCAGCGCTTCCGGCAGCATGGGGATCACGCGGTCCACCAGGTAGGTCGAGTTGCCGCGCTTGCTCGCTTCCACATCCAGCGCGCTGCCCGGCTTCACATAGTGGGACACATCCGCGATGTGCACCCACAGCCTCCACTGCTCTCCTTCCCTCTGCATGCAGATGGCATCATCAAAATCCTTCGCGTCATCCGGGTCGATGGTCACCACGTTGTGCGGGCGGCAGTCCACACGCCCGGCGCACTCCTGCGCGCTCGGTTGGTTGTCAGGGCGCGACTTCGCAATCGCATGCGCCTCGTTTAACACATTCTTGGGAAAGTGCAGCGGCAGGTCGTAGTTCCGCAGCACGGAGAGCATGTCCACACCCTCCTCATCCGGAGGCCCCAGCACCTCGATTACCTCGCCCTCAGGAGCCACTTTTCCGCTGCCCCATTGCGTGATTTCCACCACCACCTTGTCACCCACGATGGCCTTGCGGCCCACATCACGCGGCTCAGGCACATAGATCACTCCCGGCAGGCGTGGATCATCTGGCGTCACATGCAGAAACTGCTTTGTGCGCTGCAGCGTGCCCACCACCTGGGTGCGACGGCGCTCCAAAATGCGCACCACGCTGCCGCTTCTATCCTGCTGCCCGGGCTTGAAATCCAGGCGCACCAGCACGCGGTCGCCATGCATGGCGGTGTCCATCTTGCTTTCCGGCACGCTGATCTCAGCGCCCCCTCCTTCATCCGGCATCACAAATCCACGACCGCCTCTTGTTACCTGGATCACTCCAGGCACCAGGTCCGCCTCCTCGGCCTCAATGTATCGGTTTCCCTTCGTGCGAAGGATCTTTCCCTGCTTTTCCAGGCGTTTGAGCAGACCTTGCAGCACCTGCTGTTGATTGGGCTTCATGCCCAGTTGCGAGAGCAGCTCCGGCACATTCGAGGGTATGTAATCCTCACTGCCCAGCAGCCCCAATAATTTCTTTTCCATCTTATTCTTACCTATCTAATCAAAGTACATCGCACGTCGATTGATTCCGTCAATGAGAATTCGGCGGCACCCGGAACTCCCGGTTCAATCTCAGCTTCAGTTTCCGCATTGCTTCATCCAGCTCCTCACGCACGCTCACCAGCTCCGGCTCCAGTGCTTCATTCACGGGCGTGGACATCACACGTTCATGGCGCTCCATCAGCGACTGCCCGTCCTCGCGCAGCCCGCAGGCCTCGATCAATCCGCGCACCTGCGCCACCTGCGCACGTGTGTCCTGGATCATCGTCATGACCTCCGCCTCTGTTGTTTCACCATTCTCCATGCGAAGCAGTTGCTGGCAGTGAAACAACCGGCATCGCACCGGCCTCTTATCATAAACCGTACATCCCTTCTCCTGCAGCGCCGGGCATGGCTGCTCCATGTGGTACTCGCCATCACGGCAGCGGATTTTCAGCCCCAGCCTCCCCAGCGCCGCCGGCACATCTCCCGGCTGCATCCGCACGATCTGAAACATCGTCCCGTCACAGCACATGCCGCACGCCGTGCACAGGCGCGTGGCAGCTTCAGCGAAAGACGCGGACTCCATCGTGCGGGAGCAATGCCGCCCCAATGCCTCAAGTTCAACCTCTATCCTCTCGCCGTCTTCTCCAGCACTTGCAGCGTCAGCTCCACGTTCAGCTCCAGATCCAGCGGCAGCCTCGTCTTCACAGAGTTGCCACCACCGCGTGCGCGCCAGTGGTTGATGCACATGCCCAGCGTGGCCAGATCCGTCGGATCATCCAGGACATGTCCGTTCACACCCGAATCGATCAGCTCGCTCGCTCCATTGTAGCTCGTCGTGATCACCGGGATGCCCGTGGCCAGCGCCTCGCTCACCACGTTCGAACACGGCTCATAGATCGGCAGGAAGGTCAGCACATCCGCCGCAGCGTAGGCCGCCTCCACATCGCTCATCGGCCCGGTCAGAATCACATTCTGCGGGACCCGGCCGCGCATGCGGTCCCGTGTGACCACCAGCAGCTTCAGATGCGGATCATCGCCGTGCCCTGACATGAATTTCAGCAGCCACGGCAGCCCCTTGCGCTCCCAGCCGGAGCCTACAAAGACCAGCACAAAATCCTTCTCCTCCAGACCGAAGCGCCTGCGCGCATCCTCTCTCGTCACGCTTTTAAACCGCTTCACATCCACTCCGTTGCGGATGGTGTGCACGCGCTCCTGCGGAAAGTCAGGGAAGTGCTGCGCTATTTCCCCGCGCACCATCTCGGAGTTCACGATGACCCGCTGTGTGTTCGCCGGATCAAAAGCCTGCGCTTCCAGCGCCATCATGTTTCGGTGAAACGCTCCCAGCCCCACCAGCGGCCGTTTCCACCACGGTGCAAACTGTCGGCGCCTCTCCAGCCACACACGATGCAGCCCGTCACCTGCACGGTAAACATCCTGCTTCAGCGTTCGCTCCAGGCTGAACACACAGTCAAACCTCTCATGCTGCAGCGCAGCATTCACCGCCTCCGCAAATCGCAGCGGCTTCTCCGCCCTCGCGCCCTCCACGCTGACGCTGTGAAACTTCACGCCCTCGGCCTGCCCCTGCCATTTTTCAGCAAAGAGGTGTGTCTCATGCCCGGCGGCGGCCAGCGCCCCCAGCAGCCTCTGCACATACAGCTCCGCACCTCCGGTGGCGGAGTACTGGCGGCGGATGAGGGCGAGTTTCATGCGGGTGGCGCAAACGTCCCGTCGGCTTCAGGAAAAGGCAAGAAGGATGCTCACTCTAGGAATTTGCTGACCGCCACTGCTCAAAGCTCTCCTTCGCCGTGCGGAAGACCGCACCGCAGCGCGGACACGTGATGATGGCCACTCCGTCGGCAAAGATGTGGTCCAGATCATCCTTTGGCAGCCGCAGGATGATCGGCATCAGCCGTTCCACCGAGCATCCGCACTCAAACACATACCCGCGCGTTTCCAGCAGCGTCAGGTGCTCGTCTGTTTCCAGTGCCAGCACCTGCTCCAGCGTCAGCGCCGCCAGCCACTCCTCGTCACAGTCCGGCTCTGCAGAGATCTGCACAAACTCCTCCTCCTCCAGGCGGAAGAAGCGCGTCAGCCGCTGCTCGCTCGTGGTGTAGAAAGTCTCCACCGCTTTGAGCATGTCACTGCCTTGAAATTCGATCATGCTCTGCCGTGTGGGATGCTCAGGCCGCGTCGTCTGCGCAATGAAAAGCGCCTCTCCCTCCTGGCGCACGTCCTCGGTGAAGACACGCCCCGTCACCCGCCCCGGCCTCGTGCTCCCCGTCACAAACAAGTTCGCTCTCTGCGGCTCCTTCACATGGATCGTCCACGCGCAGGACTCGTCCTGCGGGCGCGAGCAGAGGTGCAGCGCCAGCCCGGCCAGCGCATCCTTCAGCATCTGGTCCAGCGACTCCTTGTTCTGGATGCCGTGCTGCATCAGGTGCAGGTAGTAATCCAGATACAGCGGGCTGAAGCGCCCGCGCACCAGCAGAGCGTTGCGCTTCCGCACAAAGTAGGAGCGGAGGTCCACCACGGAAAGATCCGGTTCTAGCATCTGACTCATGCCTTGCCTATCTCACCGGATGCCCGGCGGCGCAAGTGGCGCAGGCGTCACTTCCCGGCCATGCCGCGGAATTTCTGCCGGTACGCACTCGGCGTGGTCCCCATCACCTCCCGGAAGCGGCGGTTGAAGTTCGCCAGGTTGCGGTATCCGCAGTCCATCGCGATGTCCGTGATGTTCGACACATCCTCCGCCAGCATCCCGCACGCACGGCCGATTCTCACCTCGTTCACATACTGCGGCACCGTTTTGCCCGTGCGCGAGTGGAAGAACCGGCTGAAGGCCCCCAGGCTCAGGTGCGCCAGCTTCGCCAGCCGCTCGCGGTCGATTTCCTCGGTCAGGTGCGTGTGGATGAAGTCGATCACCCGCTCCATCCGCCCCTGGTCGGCGGACTCCAGTTTCGGCTCAAAGTTCGAGCTCGCCAGCGGCTTCAGTTCCTCGGACTTCGCCAGCGCATTCAGGATCGCCAGCAGCTCGATCACCCGCCCCAGCCCCTCGCTGTCAGCCAGTCGCTTCATATGCTCGGTCACCGCCGTACGGGCAGCCCCGCGCACCTCCAGTCCCCGCGCCGCACGCTGCAGCAGCCGCTTCACCGGCTCCATTTCCGGCAGCGCCATGAAGTCACGCCCCAGAAAGGTCTCGTCAAAGCGCACGATGATCGCATTCACCCGGCGGGATTTCGCACTCGTGTCCTGGTGCCATACATGTGGCAGGTTGGACCCGATCAAAACAATGTCCCCGTCCGTCAGCGCCCCAATGTTGTCTCCCACCACCCGGTGCCCACGGCTCTCAATCGCCAGCGTCAGCTGATACTCCGGATGGAAATGCCATCGCGTCCCGTAGTCCATCGCCCGCACCACCTCACAGTGAAAAGACTCCCACTGGCGTTTCGGCACTTTTTCAAAAACAGGCTTCATGGCGGTGTAGTTGCTGGATTCTCGATGCTGGATTCAGAATAGCTACTTCGAAGATCGGCGCACCTTGGCTCAGCAGTGGCACCCCAGTTTCACGCAAGGCGTCCACATGATCAATAGCTTCGTCATTCGAAGCCAGCACCTACATTAGGCGCAGCACAAGGGCTCGGCCAGCCGCCAGATTTCGAGGTCCTGATAGCTCTTGCCGCCATAGAGCCTCGAATATCTGGCATCTAGTTGCTACTCGTCGTCGTCCTTATCTCCTTCCCCGGCCTTCTGTCCGCGCAGCATGGCTTCCATGAAGGAATCCAAGTCGCCGTCCATCACGTCGGAGATGTTGCTGGTCTTCACCCCGGTTCGGAGGTCTTTGACCATCTGGTAGGGCTGGAAGACGTAGCTGCGAATCTGTGACCCCCAGCCGATGTCGCTCTTCTCGCCATACTGGCGGTCCAGCTCGGCTTTGCGCTTGTCTTCCTCGATCTGGTACAGCTTCGCCTTCAGCATCGCCATCGCCTTCGCGCGGTTCTTCGGCTGGCTTCGCTCGATCTGGCACGCCACGATCACGCCGCTCGGCACGTGCGTGATTCGCACCGCCGTCTCCACCTTGTTCACGTTTTGCCCGCCTTTGCCGCCGGCACGGTACGTGTCAATTTTCAGGTCTTCTTCGCGGATCTGGATATCGATGTCCTCCTCTGAGTCAGGGGTGACGTCGATCGAAGCAAAGCTGGTGTGGCGCTTCTTGGCCGCATCAAACGGGGAGATGCGCACCAGACGATGCACACCGCGCTCGGCCTGGAGATAGCCAAAGGCGTTTTCGCCGATCACTTCCAGCGTCGCAGAGCGCGTGCCCACGTCATCGCCAGCTTCATGATCGATCAGCTCCACCTTGTAGCCGCGCCGCACGCACCAGCGCTGATACATGCGCATCAGCATGTCCGCCCAGTCACAAGCCTCTGTGCCACCGGCTCCGGAATGGATGGTGATAAAGGCATTACCACGGTCAAAGGGTCCTTTCAGCAGCTGGCTCAGCTCAAAGGCACCGACGTCCGCCTCGAGTTTCTTGTGCTCCAGCTCCACCTCACGCCACGTCTCCATGTCACCAGCCTCCTTGGCCAGTTCGATGAGTCCGTCAAAATCACCAGTCCGCGCTTCCAGATCCTGTAGCGGCCCGATTTTCTTTTTGATGACATTCGTGCGGTCGATCGTCTTGCGCGCCGCATTCGCATCATCCCAGAAGCCAGGGGCCGCCAGGCGGTCCTCTAGCATGGCCAGCTCGTCTTTTAATTTCGGTACGTCAAAGATACCTCCGGAGTTCCCCCAACTTGGCCTTGAGGGCGGTGGTGTCGAGGGCCTGGAGGTCGGTGAGGATGGTCTTGCTGGTCTTTTCCATGATGCAGCGTAGATAACGGCTCGGCACACGAGTTCAACGCCTTTTGTCATCATGGAAAAAACCGAGGCCATCCTCATCGGGCGCACACGCTATGCGGAGAGCAGTCTCATCGTGCACTGGTGCTCGCCGGATGTCGGTCTTTTCAAGACCATCGCCAAAGGCGCCCTGCGTCCCAAATCACCCTTCTCAGGCGTGCTCGACCTCTTTGTCTCCGCCGACCTTCGCTTCGTCCGCAGCAAATCCAGCGACCTCCACACTCTCGCCGAGGCCCGCTGGACCCATCCTCGCCTCGGCCTCCGCGAGAGCTACGGCCGCGTCCTCGCCGCCACCTACCTCGTCAAATTAGTGAGCCTCGTCGCCGAAAGCGGTTCCCCCATTCCCGAGATCCACGACCTCCTCGTCAAAGCCCTCGACTACCTCGCCGCCAAAGACCCCGTCCCCGCCCTCATCACCCGTTTCGAGCAGCGCCTCGCCGAAATCCTCGGCATCATTCCCGGGGGCGACTCCGGCATGGCCTCAGCCGCCATCGAAGACAGCTTCCACCGCAAGCTGCCCGTGCAGAGGCGGCAGCTCGCGGATTGGATGATGAAGCATTGAGCTGGCCGCTGCTGAGTGGAGCATCCTTCAAGGCATCAATGGTAGTAAGGCAAATCAATCCTTCCCACGACCTTCTTGTTTCGATCTGTCAAAATCAACGTGTCGAAATACGGCTCCAGGCGGGGTTCATGGTAGTATTTTTCATCATCGACAGTGGACAATAATTCCGCATCTGGAAATCCTTTGTTCAGAGGCACAATCTTGAAACTCGCTCTCCAGTGCTTGTAGGCTGACAATCTATATCCATCATACATGTCCCAGTGTTCCGATTGAGATGCGTATCCGCCACGAGCTCC
This window contains:
- the prfB gene encoding peptide chain release factor 2 (programmed frameshift); protein product: MEKTSKTILTDLQALDTTALKAKLGELRRIFDVPKLKDELAMLEDRLAAPGFWDDANAARKTIDRTNVIKKKIGPLQDLEARTGDFDGLIELAKEAGDMETWREVELEHKKLEADVGAFELSQLLKGPFDRGNAFITIHSGAGGTEACDWADMLMRMYQRWCVRRGYKVELIDHEAGDDVGTRSATLEVIGENAFGYLQAERGVHRLVRISPFDAAKKRHTSFASIDVTPDSEEDIDIQIREEDLKIDTYRAGGKGGQNVNKVETAVRITHVPSGVIVACQIERSQPKNRAKAMAMLKAKLYQIEEDKRKAELDRQYGEKSDIGWGSQIRSYVFQPYQMVKDLRTGVKTSNISDVMDGDLDSFMEAMLRGQKAGEGDKDDDE
- the recO gene encoding DNA repair protein RecO, coding for MEKTEAILIGRTRYAESSLIVHWCSPDVGLFKTIAKGALRPKSPFSGVLDLFVSADLRFVRSKSSDLHTLAEARWTHPRLGLRESYGRVLAATYLVKLVSLVAESGSPIPEIHDLLVKALDYLAAKDPVPALITRFEQRLAEILGIIPGGDSGMASAAIEDSFHRKLPVQRRQLADWMMKH